The Bacillus sp. FJAT-52991 genome segment ACCCGTGCTTCCATCCGTTCATTTATGGAGCACTTGGACACTTGCCCGGAGAAAGTTTTCCGGCGGATTGGCTCTTTAGCCATGTCAGAAAATTAAACGGGACTTATATAGTTTAGCGTTTACAAAAGTCTATTTAAATATCATTTATTTTGATAGAATGGAAATATTATCATGATACGAAGGGTAAACAAAAGGAGAGAATGTGATTGCAAAGTCAAACAAAAAAACTAGCATGTGGACACGATGTTCCTAGGGAGTTTGATCCAGAACAAGTCGAAGTAATTGGCAGAGTAATCGATCTAGTTAAACTTGATCCAATAAGCTATGAGGCAGAAATAACAGAATTATACTCTGGCATGGAACTATATTATTATTATGAAGAAAAAACCTTTCAATATATCAGTGATGGTACTCCACCAAAAGCACAATTTAAAAATTTGTGTGAATCTTGTTTAATAGAGTCTTTAAAAAAGGAAGACCCCCATTATGGAGATGGAGTTTATTTTACACAACATAGTTGCTTGTTTGATCAAAACACGCACTCAGAAGTTGTACAAAGTCATGGGATTCCTTATAGGCCGCACCGTGCTACTTATACTTGCATGGATGAAAGTGTGTTTAGAAAAATATATAAAACTGGCGGAGTGATTCGGTCATCTAAACACCGAATCGAAGACATTAATAACACAAAAATGGTGAGTATAGAAGAAGGCGTTGTATTTCCACTTTGCTTAGGTTGGTAAGAAAGAGATGGTGAATATGGATACAAGAGGAAAGAAAATTATTGATTCTTTTTTTGAAGGAAAATACACATTAGAAAATCTTTGCGAACACACTTATACATATTATGGAATCATCCCTTTTGCTAGCTGGTTTTCTAGAGAAAAACGCTCAGAACTTTATCAATCAGCATTGTGGAAGCTTTTCGACTCACAAAACAAAGAATGCATTTCCATCGGTGCATTTTTATTATTGGCGGAAAAAGCAGAAGGACAGCCATCTGTACCAATTGAATTTGCTCAACGTGCGTTAAATGTTTGGTCTGAGAGAAAATTTGAAGATGATAAAGTGTTAGCATATGTTTTTAACCGTTTTCCTAATAATCGTAACGAATGGATAGACATATTAAAACGTCATAATCGGTTTGAGGGAGAGATAGAGTCAAAATGGGGTGTTTCATCTTTGGAAACCATATTACATCTTTGTTCAGTTATGATGGAAGGAGAACGTAGATGTAAGATGGAGCAGATAGATCGCTTTTTGCCGTCTCAGTTAGATCAAAAATTGCATCTATTTACTAAACAGATCATTGGTTTAGTAAATAATAAAGAGGATATCAGCAACCATTTTGTAGATGAGTTGTTAATAGCAGTTTCAAATCATAATTTGAAACTATCTACTCGAATGTTGACTTTTCAACTTTTAACAATGAAGAAGATGATAGAACGGATCGGTGCTTCTCGTATTGCTCAAGCTTTTTTTAAGACTTCTATAAATACACCGTCTCCGTTGGGGACTCTGTTATATAATGTAGCACGGAAGATGGATGGTTCTGAATCAAACAAGATCATGCCTTTAAAGATTGTGGCACGATCTAACCGCTATATGAATGATGATTATAGCCAAATTAAACCGCAAGTATGGCAAGAAATTATTCATGCTTTTCATACTGAGATTAAAAGCACCCATAGTGTAAAAGATCTTCAATATTCAAGGGATTTTACCAATGATAGGATTGTTAAAGATTTATTACATAAAACAAAAATGACACCTCCTCTTGATCTATTTGAAATGTGTAGACGATTAAATATATTGGTGAAACTAGCAGAGTTACCTTCCAATATTGAGGCTTTTATAATTAAAAGTGAACTAGCTGATAAAGGAATGATTGTATTAAATAAGCATTCTAAAAGCATCCGCCGACAAAAATTTACTTTGGCGCACGAGATTGGACATTTCTTAAAGCATTCTTTCCCAGATGGAACCCATGTGTTAGTAGATGAACAGGTGGAATTGTCGGTTCATAAATCAAGTAAAGGAACTCAATATGTTAACCTTGAATGGGAAAAGGAAGCTAACGACTTCGCTCATTGCTTATTATTACCTTCTGGTTCCAGTGAAGAAAAACAATTGAAAGAAATTCAATCTCCTTTTATAGATAAGGTATCTTTATTTTCCGATAAATGGGAAGTTTCGATGAGTGTATTGGCATCAAGAATTGTATCTATTACAGAAATAGAAATAATGCTTATAATATCTGAAAATGGTGAGATTATATTCTCCCAAACTTCACCGTATTGGGAGGAAGGGAAAATAAATTTGTATGGAAACAGTATTCCTGATGATTCGCTTACCTATGAATTTATCCACTATGACAGCTACAGTTATTCAAAAGAACCTAATAAAACCAATTCAAGCATTTGGTATGAACAAGAAAAGGATATCGATCTAACTGAAGAAGTATTTGCCACTGGTTATGGACAAGTATATACCTTTTTATATAAATAAGCGGTACTCACCAGAATTCTTAATTGCTGAGAACAAAAGTTGCCGCTTTAGATTTATTACTATTTTTTGGAGTTGTTCTCCAAAAAGAAGGCATTCTAGAATTGATCAAATTTGAAGTGTTTAAATCAGAACGTTTTTAAACACATTATCTTGTTCGTGGGGAGAGCAACAGTTGCTTTCCCCTGCTATAAGAGCTCTGGAGAAAAGGCTCCTCTTCACTGCTCTTTCAAATACTTCTCCAACGCCTCTTCAATCAAAATATAAATGTTCTTCTCCTGAATCAATGACTGCAATTTCAGTTCTTTGTGCAGATCGGTACGCAAATCGAAGGATACGCGTTTTCTTTCCACTTTAGTTCCTTCCTTTCTTGTTATCTTCTTTTCTTCGTTCGAATCAACGTTGTTTTCTTCGCCTATTGTTTCGGCCAGCGCCTGCGTTGGCGTGATCACTTTTTGCTGGCGTTTCATATTTTTGATGTCATTGACTTTGGACACGCTGGATCAGCTCCTCATAAAAGTTTTTGTATTGATCTAAAGCTTGTTTTAGTTCGGCGTTGTCAGTGAATCCGTAGAGAGCGAGCCTTCCGACAGGCGCTTTTCTCGTAATCACCGTGGCAAATACAAGATCCGGATAGTCTTCTGCAATGATTTCGTTAAACGCTTTGGCATCGCTGCGTCTGACGTCGTTCATCGTGCGAAGAATTCCGATTACTTGTGTATTTCTGTTTCCAAGCTCTTTGGCACCGTTCACCGAATCCATGAAGTTTGGAATCGCAGAATAGCACCAGTTGGAACATTCATACATAACCACAACATAGTCACTGGCCACTAACGCATTCGTCGTTTGTTCGGACAAGCTTGGCGGCGTATCGAGCACGATAAAATCGTATTCTTCGCGGACTTGGTCCAACAGCTTGTCTAAAATCATACTTGGGTTTCCTTTAAACGGAACTGCTTCACCTTGATATGTTTTTCCGGTGTAGATCCATCTCGGCAACGTGGCCAAAAAGTTATTGGCTGGAAGCAAATCTAAGTTTTCCGTGACTGGAACGATGTATTTTTTTGCATCGTTTTCCTGTATGGCCTCCAGAATTGATTTTCCCATGAATTCATTCGATGGCTGTTCACTGAGAAGTTCCGTAAGATTGCCTTGGGAGTCCATATCGATGGCGAGCACGCGGTAGCCATTTTCCTTCAGCAAATAAGCCAAGATGCCGGTCGTCGTAGACTTACCGCAGCCGCCTTTTTGGATGCCCATTGTCATAGTAATTGCCAATCTTCGCACCTTCCTTTCTTCCAACGTTGTTTTCTTCTTTTATTCGTTTTCTATTTTATCATAAAAATCCCTTCTGCTGATAGACCGTTTTTGCTCTTTTAGCTTCTTATCCTAGATTAACAGACACTTTGTACTCATTTTTTGCTTAAAAGATGCCTTTTTAAGCCCTTTGAAATGGAGAAGACTAGTAGATTATTTCCAATAAAAAGGCTATTCTTACTATATAAAATCATTTTTTCAGCTTGAGAAGGCCCTCTGTGAAAGATGAATTTAAAGGAGATGAACTCATGGAATGGAAACATGTAAAGCAATTCATAGCAACCGGACAAGCATTTATCCCAGTGAATACGGAAGGAAGCGGCAGAGATTGTGTACAGCTGTTCTTTAAAGACGGAACAACGGAAATCATTGATATCAGCTGCCATTCTTTCTTAAAAAAGCTCTTGATCTTTTTTGGCACAAGTGTCGCCGCCAATCGCGACCGCTACGGCCCGCTCATTTGCAAAAAGCAGCTTGTGCCGATCGCGCTATCTTACGGTTTTACCTTGATCCCTTACATAGTGAGAGACTCGATCGGCCGTCAGTCGCGGTATGGCTGGGTCATCGCTAAAGAGATCACCAGTCTTCAGACACAATCATCCTGCAAAACAGCTATTGAATTAGCCAATCACGAAATCTCTGTTCATCACTCCCAAAAATTCTGCTTAGATCAAATCAAAAATGCCAAACTGATTGACCTTTACTACAGCGAAATTCATGAACCCCACAGAAAACACTGGCCCGTCAGCGGTATTTTATAAAATTGAGCATTCTCCGCCTGAAGGATCCGGATTTTTCCCTTATATGTTCAAAATAAACACCCAGGACAGCCCATTTGGCTGTCCTTTCCGCTGTAAACCCTTTTGATCGCCTTGCTTTGCCCTTGCTATATTGGAAAAAAAGAAGGGAGGAATCATCATGGCTGTGATCGAAACACCGGAAAGCAAAGCGTTAATTGTTGAAATTTTTGAAGGAATGGACACCAAAGGAAAAGAGATCATCAAGAAGCACACATTCCGCAATGTCGCATTAGGAGCCAGTGCAGACAGTGTGCACAGTGCCGCTGAAGCTTTAACATCTCTATACATGGGTGCCATGAACACGATCAACGTTGTGAATACAAACGAATTAACCAAAAACTAAATGAAGGAGGGGAAAACAGATGAGCAAAGTGCTAGAGCTTTATTTTACTTCTGAAATGGGCAGCACCGAGAAGCTGACGGTCCGAAACCCGAAAGACTCTCTTGATCCGGCAGCCATTAAAGCGGCGATGGAGCAAATTGTGGCAGCGAATATCTTCGCTACAAAAACCGGTGCATTAACCGGCGTGAAAAGCGCCCGCTATGTCGACCGAAGCACGACGGATATTGAGCTGTAAACAAAGGACGGAAGGCGATGAGGAGGCCTTCCGTTTTTCTTAAACGAAAGGGGTGAAACAAATGGATTGGATCAACTTAATCAGTGAAGTCGGATTTCCGATCTTGATTACTTTGTATCTGTTGCATCGGATGGAAGCGAAAATTGATCAGCTTACTCAATCCATTAAGGACCTTGCCGTGTCATTGAAGTAAAAGGACGCTTTCAATGGCGTTCTTTTTTTGGAAGAAAAGGAGGGAGCATCCATGAAAAAAGCGGACCTTTTGGAAAAAGCGAAAAAGAAATTAGCTGGCGTTCATCCTTACGTCGCAGAAAAAGCCTTGAAACTCGTGGAAATGACCTGCAAAGAAAACATCGCGATTATCATTACTCAAGGGCTGCGGACCATCAGCGAGCAGAATTTGCTGTATGAGCAAGGCCGCAGTAAACCCGGAAACATCGTCACGAACGCGCGCGGCGGGCACAGCTATCATAATTTCGGGCTGGCGTTTGATTATTGCGTATGCGATGTCAAAGGAGGCAAGCTGATTCCAAACTGGACTGTGGACAAGCGATGGAAGCGTGTCGGTGCGTTAGGGCAGGAGCTCGGGCTTGAATGGGGAGGAAACTGGCGCGACTTTGTCGATTATCCGCATTTTCAGTACACATTCGGGCTGAGTTTAGCTCAATTGCGAAGCGGCAAGAAGCCTCCCGCTCATGTAAAAAAGAATTCGAAAAAGTACCGGGTGCTGACGGGGACGTTTAAAGATCCCAAGGAACAACAAGCAGCGGCAGAAAGACTGCGGAAAGCGACAGGCTGGGTTGTTTATGCGATAGAGAAGAAGGGGCTCCGTCTGATGACAGGAACATTCAGCCGCAGAGAAGAAGCTGAAAATGCCGCTGAAAGGGTCAGAACTGAATTCAAGTGGACAGCCGGCGTCCAGGAAGAAGGGTAATCTCCGCCGTTTAAGGCGGCTTTTTTTGCATCTGAAAAAATCTGACACAACCAAGTTATGTAAGATTTTTAGATTTGGAAAAAGCATTGATACATAAGGAATGGAGCGGTGTTTTCTGTAAGGCTGATTTCGGACGAAAATGTGCTTTATTAAA includes the following:
- a CDS encoding ImmA/IrrE family metallo-endopeptidase; this encodes MDTRGKKIIDSFFEGKYTLENLCEHTYTYYGIIPFASWFSREKRSELYQSALWKLFDSQNKECISIGAFLLLAEKAEGQPSVPIEFAQRALNVWSERKFEDDKVLAYVFNRFPNNRNEWIDILKRHNRFEGEIESKWGVSSLETILHLCSVMMEGERRCKMEQIDRFLPSQLDQKLHLFTKQIIGLVNNKEDISNHFVDELLIAVSNHNLKLSTRMLTFQLLTMKKMIERIGASRIAQAFFKTSINTPSPLGTLLYNVARKMDGSESNKIMPLKIVARSNRYMNDDYSQIKPQVWQEIIHAFHTEIKSTHSVKDLQYSRDFTNDRIVKDLLHKTKMTPPLDLFEMCRRLNILVKLAELPSNIEAFIIKSELADKGMIVLNKHSKSIRRQKFTLAHEIGHFLKHSFPDGTHVLVDEQVELSVHKSSKGTQYVNLEWEKEANDFAHCLLLPSGSSEEKQLKEIQSPFIDKVSLFSDKWEVSMSVLASRIVSITEIEIMLIISENGEIIFSQTSPYWEEGKINLYGNSIPDDSLTYEFIHYDSYSYSKEPNKTNSSIWYEQEKDIDLTEEVFATGYGQVYTFLYK
- a CDS encoding ParA family protein, with amino-acid sequence MAITMTMGIQKGGCGKSTTTGILAYLLKENGYRVLAIDMDSQGNLTELLSEQPSNEFMGKSILEAIQENDAKKYIVPVTENLDLLPANNFLATLPRWIYTGKTYQGEAVPFKGNPSMILDKLLDQVREEYDFIVLDTPPSLSEQTTNALVASDYVVVMYECSNWCYSAIPNFMDSVNGAKELGNRNTQVIGILRTMNDVRRSDAKAFNEIIAEDYPDLVFATVITRKAPVGRLALYGFTDNAELKQALDQYKNFYEELIQRVQSQ
- a CDS encoding DUF1659 domain-containing protein, producing MAVIETPESKALIVEIFEGMDTKGKEIIKKHTFRNVALGASADSVHSAAEALTSLYMGAMNTINVVNTNELTKN
- a CDS encoding DUF2922 domain-containing protein is translated as MSKVLELYFTSEMGSTEKLTVRNPKDSLDPAAIKAAMEQIVAANIFATKTGALTGVKSARYVDRSTTDIEL
- a CDS encoding YvrJ family protein; the protein is MDWINLISEVGFPILITLYLLHRMEAKIDQLTQSIKDLAVSLK
- a CDS encoding M15 family metallopeptidase; translated protein: MKKADLLEKAKKKLAGVHPYVAEKALKLVEMTCKENIAIIITQGLRTISEQNLLYEQGRSKPGNIVTNARGGHSYHNFGLAFDYCVCDVKGGKLIPNWTVDKRWKRVGALGQELGLEWGGNWRDFVDYPHFQYTFGLSLAQLRSGKKPPAHVKKNSKKYRVLTGTFKDPKEQQAAAERLRKATGWVVYAIEKKGLRLMTGTFSRREEAENAAERVRTEFKWTAGVQEEG